In Phalacrocorax aristotelis chromosome 6, bGulAri2.1, whole genome shotgun sequence, one DNA window encodes the following:
- the PHGDH gene encoding D-3-phosphoglycerate dehydrogenase codes for MALGKLQKVLISDSLDPCCREILQAGGLRVQEKPGLSKEELLREIRDCDGLIVRSATKVTADVLEAAERLRVVGRAGTGVDNVDVEAATRKGVLVMNTPTGNSLSAAELTCGMILCLARQIPQAAASMKEGKWDRKKYMGMELNGKTLGVLGLGRIGREVATRMQAFGMKTIGYDPIITPEASAAFGVEQLPLEQIWPRCDFITVHTPLLPSTMGLLNDSTFAKCRRGVQVVNCARGGIVDEGALLRALQSGQCGGAALDVFTQEPPKDRDLVNHPNVICCPHLGASTQEAQSRCGKEIAMQIVDMATGKGLAGIVNGQALSKAFAPQSKPWITLARALGVVLRTIGKQAQGSVQVCTLGTPLREAGSYLTPAVAAGMLAGGAQKEVTLVNALLLAQEAGLKVMTTHSDVAPEPDSSAGLLQVALQGTPHRATGTVQGSTPVLRELNGATFKQPAPLAGPILIYRAKASESSALPALAGLLGKAGVQLQSYHSSGIVAGEQWSVVGLSAPLSNLGELKPHVTEVFQLHL; via the exons ATGGCGCTGGGGAAGCTGCAGAAGGTGCTGATCAGCGACAGCCTGGACCCCTGCTGCCGGGAGATCCTGCAGGCCGGCGGCCTCCGAGTGCAGGAGAAACCCGGCCTGAGCAAGGAGGAGCTGCTGCGGGAGATCCGG GACTGCGATGGGCTCATCGTCCGCTCGGCCACCAAAGTCACGGCCGACGTGCTGGAGGCGGCGGAGAGGCTGCGGGTGGTGGGCAGAGCGGGCACCGGCGTGGACAACGTCGACGTGGAGGCGGCCACCAGGAAGGGTGTCCTGGTCATGAA CACACCCACTGGGAACAGCCTCAGCGCCGCCGAGCTCACCTGTGGGATGATCCTGTGCTTGGCCAG GCAGATCccgcaggcagctgcctccatGAAGGAGGGCAAGTGGGACCGTAAGAAG TACATGGGCATGGAGCTGAACGGGAAGACTCTGGGCGTGCTGGGGCTAGGGCGCATCGGCAGGGAGGTGGCCACCCGCATGCAGGCTTTTGGCATGAAG ACCATAGGCTATGACCCCATCATCACCCCTGAAGCCTCGGCCGCCTTTGGTGTGGAGCAGTTGCCGCTGGAGCAGATCTGGCCCCGCTGCGACTTCATCACGGTGCACACACCGCTGCTGCCCTCCACCATGG GCCTCCTGAACGACAGCACGTTCGCCAAGTGCCGCCGTGGCGTGCAGGTGGTGAACTGTGCCCGTGGCGGCATTGTGGATGAAGGCGCGCTGCTGCGGGCGCTGCAGTCAGGGCAGTGTGGTGGGGCTGCCCTTGACGTCTTCACACAG GAGCCCCCAAAGGACCGTGACCTGGTGAACCACCCCAATGTCATctgctgcccgcacctgggTGCCAGCACGCAGGAGGCGCAGAGCCGCTGCGGCAAGGAGATCGCCATGCAGATTGTGGACATGGCcacagggaaggggctggctgGCATA GTCAATGGGCAGGCTCTCAGCAAGGCTTTCGCACCCCAGAGCAAGCCCTGGATCACCCTGGCCAGGGCCCTGGGCGTGGTGCTGCGGACGATAGGCAAGCAGGCACAGGGCAGCGTGCAGGTCTGCACTCTAG ggaCACCCCTGCGGGAGGCTGGGAGCTACCTGACACCTGCTGTGGCCGCGGGTATGCTGGCTGGAGGGGCACAGAAGGAGGTCACCCTGGTGAACgccctgctgctggcccaggAGGCTGGGCTGAAG GTTATGACCACCCACAGCGATGTGGCCCCTGAGCCCGACAGCAGCGCCGGCTTGCTGCAGGTGGCCCTGCAGGGCACCCCGCATCGGGCAACGGGGACGGTGCAGGGCAGCACCCCAGTGCTGCGGGAGCTTAATGGGGCCACCTTCAAGCAGCCGGCCCCACTGGCTGGCCCCATCCTAATCTACAGAGCCAAAGCCTCCGAGTCCAGTGCGCTGCCCGCGCTTGCCG ggttgctggggaaggcaggggtCCAGCTCCAGTCCTACCACAGCTCTGGCATAGTGGCTGGGGAGCAGTGGAGTGTCGTGGGGCTCTCAGCCCCCCTGTCCAACCTTGGTGAGCTGAAGCCACATGTCACGGAGGTCTTCCAGCTCCACCTGTAG
- the HMGCS2 gene encoding hydroxymethylglutaryl-CoA synthase, mitochondrial isoform X2: MLRLVSRAARCWGARRAAQGPERAPQGAQHPMAVQRACLSSAAGTGTWPKDVGILALEVYFPAQYVEQEELERYDGVEAGKYTRGLGQQQMGFCAAHEDINSLCLTVVQRLVERGRLSWDAIGRLEVGTETVIDKSKAVKTVLMQLFHDSGNTDVEGIDTTNACYGGTASLFNAADWVESSAWDGRYAVVVCGDIAVYATGNARPTGGAGAIAMLVGPNAPLVLERGLRGTHMEHAYDFYKPDLASEYPVVDGQLSIQCYLRALDRCYAVYRRKAERQWQQAGIQRPFTLDDFKFIIFHTPFCKLVQKSVGRLLLNDFLATPNPDMATGPYKGLQPFRGVKLEDTYTSKEVEKAFQAASQEIFDQKTKPSLLLASRNGNMYTPSMYGCLASLLAQSSARDLAGSRIGAFSYGSGLAASMFSLRVSQDAAPGSPLDKLVSSLADLSARLDARKRVAPQDFAEIMKRREETHHLADHTPHGSQADLFPGTWYLTRVDAKYRREYARKPI; encoded by the exons ATGCTGCGCTTGGTCAGCCGTGCTGCACGCTGCTGGGGGGCAAGGCGGGCAGCGCAGGGGCCAGAGCGGGCACCCCAGGGAGCCCAACACCCCATGGCTGTGCAGAGGGCATG CCTCTCCAGTGCTGCTGGAACAGGCACCTGGCCCAAGGACGTGGGCATCCTGGCACTGGAGGTGTACTTCCCCGCCCAGTATgtggagcaggaggagctggagcggTATGATGGCGTGGAGGCCGGCAAGTACACGCGTGGCTTGGGCCAGCAGCAGATGGGCTTCTGTGCCGCTCATGAGGACATCAACTCCCTCTGCCTGACGGTGGTGCAGCGGCTGGTGGAGCGCGGGCGCCTCTCCTGGGACGCCATCGGCCGACTGGAGGTGGGCACCGAGACAGTCATTGACAAGTCCAAGGCCGTCAAGACCGTCCTCATGCAGCTCTTCCACGACTCGGGCAACACTGATGTGGAAGGCATCGACACCACCAACGCCTGCTATGGGGGCACAGCCTCGCTTTTCAATGCAGCTGACTGGGTGGAGTCCAGTGCCTGGGACG GTCGCTATGCCGTGGTGGTGTGTGGGGACATTGCTGTCTATGCCACAGGGAACGCACGGCCTACAGGAGGTGCTGGTGCCATTGCCATGCTGGTGGGACCCAACGCCCCACTGGTGCTGGAGAGAG GCCTGCGGGGAACCCACATGGAGCATGCCTATGACTTCTACAAGCCAGACCTGGCCTCTGAATACCCAGTGGTGGATGGGCAGCTCTCCATCCAGTGCTACCTGCGGGCGCTGGACCGCTGCTATGCTGTGTACCGCCGGAAGGCAGAGAGACAGTGGCAGCAGG CTGGCATCCAGAGGCCCTTCACCCTTGACGACTTCAAGTTCATCATCTTCCACACGCCCTTCTGCAAGCTGGTGCAGAAGTCAGTGGGGCGGCTGCTGCTGAACGACTTCCTGGCCACCCCCAACCCTGATATGGCCACTGGCCCCTACAAGGGGCTGCAGCCCTTCCG TGGCGTGAAGCTGGAGGATACCTACACCAGCAAGGAGGTGGAGAAGGCGTTCCAGGCGGCCAGCCAGGAGATCTTCGACCAGAAGACCAAGCCGTCCCTGCTCCTCGCCTCCCGGAACGGCAACATGTACACGCCTTCCATGTATGGTTGCCTGGCCTCCCTCCTGGCACA ATCCTCGGCGCGGGACCTGGCCGGCTCCCGGATCGGCGCCTTCTCCTACGGCTCAGGGCTGGCTGCCAGCATGTTCTCCCTTCGTGTCTCACAGGATGCAGCCCCAG GTTCACCCCTGGATAAGCTAGTCTCCAGCCTGGCCGACCTGTCAGCTCGCCTGGATGCCCGCAAACGTGTGGCCCCACAGGACTTTGCTGAGATCATGAAGAGGCGGGAGGAGACGCATCACTTGG CCGACCACACTCCCCACGGCTCCCAGGCAGATCTCTTCCCTGGCACCTGGTACCTGACACGGGTGGATGCCAAGTATCGCCGGGAATATGCCAGGAAGCCCATCTAG
- the HMGCS2 gene encoding hydroxymethylglutaryl-CoA synthase, mitochondrial isoform X1: MLRLVSRAARCWGARRAAQGPERAPQGAQHPMAVQRACLSSAAGTGTWPKDVGILALEVYFPAQYVEQEELERYDGVEAGKYTRGLGQQQMGFCAAHEDINSLCLTVVQRLVERGRLSWDAIGRLEVGTETVIDKSKAVKTVLMQLFHDSGNTDVEGIDTTNACYGGTASLFNAADWVESSAWDGRYAVVVCGDIAVYATGNARPTGGAGAIAMLVGPNAPLVLERGLRGTHMEHAYDFYKPDLASEYPVVDGQLSIQCYLRALDRCYAVYRRKAERQWQQAGIQRPFTLDDFKFIIFHTPFCKLVQKSVGRLLLNDFLATPNPDMATGPYKGLQPFRGVKLEDTYTSKEVEKAFQAASQEIFDQKTKPSLLLASRNGNMYTPSMYGCLASLLAHPHGRSSARDLAGSRIGAFSYGSGLAASMFSLRVSQDAAPGSPLDKLVSSLADLSARLDARKRVAPQDFAEIMKRREETHHLADHTPHGSQADLFPGTWYLTRVDAKYRREYARKPI, from the exons ATGCTGCGCTTGGTCAGCCGTGCTGCACGCTGCTGGGGGGCAAGGCGGGCAGCGCAGGGGCCAGAGCGGGCACCCCAGGGAGCCCAACACCCCATGGCTGTGCAGAGGGCATG CCTCTCCAGTGCTGCTGGAACAGGCACCTGGCCCAAGGACGTGGGCATCCTGGCACTGGAGGTGTACTTCCCCGCCCAGTATgtggagcaggaggagctggagcggTATGATGGCGTGGAGGCCGGCAAGTACACGCGTGGCTTGGGCCAGCAGCAGATGGGCTTCTGTGCCGCTCATGAGGACATCAACTCCCTCTGCCTGACGGTGGTGCAGCGGCTGGTGGAGCGCGGGCGCCTCTCCTGGGACGCCATCGGCCGACTGGAGGTGGGCACCGAGACAGTCATTGACAAGTCCAAGGCCGTCAAGACCGTCCTCATGCAGCTCTTCCACGACTCGGGCAACACTGATGTGGAAGGCATCGACACCACCAACGCCTGCTATGGGGGCACAGCCTCGCTTTTCAATGCAGCTGACTGGGTGGAGTCCAGTGCCTGGGACG GTCGCTATGCCGTGGTGGTGTGTGGGGACATTGCTGTCTATGCCACAGGGAACGCACGGCCTACAGGAGGTGCTGGTGCCATTGCCATGCTGGTGGGACCCAACGCCCCACTGGTGCTGGAGAGAG GCCTGCGGGGAACCCACATGGAGCATGCCTATGACTTCTACAAGCCAGACCTGGCCTCTGAATACCCAGTGGTGGATGGGCAGCTCTCCATCCAGTGCTACCTGCGGGCGCTGGACCGCTGCTATGCTGTGTACCGCCGGAAGGCAGAGAGACAGTGGCAGCAGG CTGGCATCCAGAGGCCCTTCACCCTTGACGACTTCAAGTTCATCATCTTCCACACGCCCTTCTGCAAGCTGGTGCAGAAGTCAGTGGGGCGGCTGCTGCTGAACGACTTCCTGGCCACCCCCAACCCTGATATGGCCACTGGCCCCTACAAGGGGCTGCAGCCCTTCCG TGGCGTGAAGCTGGAGGATACCTACACCAGCAAGGAGGTGGAGAAGGCGTTCCAGGCGGCCAGCCAGGAGATCTTCGACCAGAAGACCAAGCCGTCCCTGCTCCTCGCCTCCCGGAACGGCAACATGTACACGCCTTCCATGTATGGTTGCCTGGCCTCCCTCCTGGCACA CCCTCATGGCAGATCCTCGGCGCGGGACCTGGCCGGCTCCCGGATCGGCGCCTTCTCCTACGGCTCAGGGCTGGCTGCCAGCATGTTCTCCCTTCGTGTCTCACAGGATGCAGCCCCAG GTTCACCCCTGGATAAGCTAGTCTCCAGCCTGGCCGACCTGTCAGCTCGCCTGGATGCCCGCAAACGTGTGGCCCCACAGGACTTTGCTGAGATCATGAAGAGGCGGGAGGAGACGCATCACTTGG CCGACCACACTCCCCACGGCTCCCAGGCAGATCTCTTCCCTGGCACCTGGTACCTGACACGGGTGGATGCCAAGTATCGCCGGGAATATGCCAGGAAGCCCATCTAG
- the REG4 gene encoding regenerating islet-derived protein 4: MVAAVRLALLLLGCAGLLQLAGARYINYCPMGWYYYKLSCLKYFRQLLSWDEAERQCQASHPSAHLAWVEEPREAATLRKIISYYQQVQSVWLGLRYGHESRAWQWVSGGKYNVTSGLAGNSAHGGTCGMLNHLSSFTLWSSDDCTQKYHYICKFTP, from the exons ATGGTGGCAGCCGTCAGACtcgccctgctgctgctgggctgtgcagggctCCTGCAGCTCGCTG GTGCCCGGTACATAAACTACTGCCCTATGGGCTGGTACTACTACAAGCTCAGCTGCTTAAAGTACTTCCGTCAGCTCCTAAGCTGGGATGAGGCTGAG AGGCAGTGCCAGGCCAGTCATCCCAGTGCCCACCTAGCCTGGGTGGAGGAGCCCCGGGAGGCAGCCACCCTGCGGAAGATCATCTCCTACTACCAGCAGGTGCAGTCCGTCTGGCTCGGTCTCCGCTACGGGCATGAG AGCCGAGCCTGGCAGTGGGTGAGTGGGGGCAAGTACAACGTTACCAGTGGGCTGGCTGGGAACAGTGCGCATGGGGGTACCTGTGGCATGCTGAACCACCTGAGCA GCTTCACTCTGTGGTCCAGCGATGACTGCACCCAGAAGTATCACTATATCTGCAAGTTCACCCCTTAA